Below is a window of Allomuricauda ruestringensis DSM 13258 DNA.
TGTCAAAGCTTCAATGGTATTCAAGTTAACGGTTTCCTGAGGGGTATGTGCCCCAGAGCCCATAGTACCCAATCCGTCCAAGCCATCCACATAATTGGCTACAAATGAAATATCGGCAGCCCCCCTTTTTCCTGGATCGTAAGCCAAGACTTCGCCTTGTTTTAAATCCAAACTTACTTCGTTTAGTGTACTCAACAATGCACGATTTCCTTCTGTAGGTCCCATGGCAGGGTAGCTATCCGTAAAACTAATACTTGCTGAAGTTTGCGGAAGATTATTGGCTATGATTTCCCTCATTTTGGCTCTAGCACGTTCTTTTTGCTCTTCGGATATAAATCGAAGTCCACCTTTAACCACAGCTTTTTGAGCAACCACATTGGTTTTTCCGAAGGCATCACCCTTGCTGGTCAGTTCATCATAATTCACAAAAGTTCCACCAAGCAGTACACCTGGATTAAAGGTTAGCAAATCCTCCCCTTTCGCATCAGTATAAAATTGATGGAGGATTCGGGACATTTCAAAAATGGCACCTGCCCCTGTATTTTCACTAAAAACACCAGAGGAATGTGCACGTTTGCCCTCAACTTCAACTGCCCATCCCGAGGACCCCCTTCTGGCAACAGTGGCATAGTTGAAGCCTGTGGAAGTTTCAAATCCCAAGGCAACATCGCTTCGCTTTGCAGCATCAATCAAATCTTTTCTACTGATGGACAAAGGTTTACCTGTACTCTCTTCATCCCCAGTAAAGGCTACAATAATCTGTGCATCATCCAATAGACCATTGTCCGACAATGCTTTTAAGGCATACAGCACAATTACATCGCCGCCTTTCATATCGTTGCCACCCGGAGCATGGGCGATACTGTCGTTAACCATTTCAAAAGTTTGAAACGGACTATCTTCTTCAAAAACGGTATCCAAATGACCAATAAGCAATAGTTTTTTTCCTTTTGAACCCGAGGTTTCCGCAAATAAGTGACCTGAGCGATTCATTTCGGCGGGCATTTCTATCCACTTGGTCTCAAATCCGATATTGTCAAAGGCATCTTTAAAAACCATGCCCACTTTTTTAACGCCTTCGGCATTAAGGGTACCGCTATTGATGTTCACTACCTTTTCCAGAAAATCAATCGCATCAGAATTGTTTTTTTCGATGGCGGAAACAATCTTTTTTTCGGTTCTGGAAAGTTTTTGTGCAGATATAGATGCAGTTAAAAGTAAAGCAAATAATGTGGAATAATATTTAAATGTCATGGTGGGTTATTTTGTTCCACAAGTTATCAATTTAGATTGAAAAGCCCACACGAGAAAATAGCCTCTATTCGAATTGAATGGCTTTTACCGGTGTTATTTTAGTGATGATGTACGATGGCACCAAAAGCATCAATAAACAAAGTAACATTACTCCTATATTCAAAAGTAAGATGGTTGCCACATCCATGTGCACGGGAATATATTCGATATAATATTCCTCGGGGTTCGGGAATTTGAACATACGGTACTTGTTCTGAAGAAATATGAGTCCCAGACCTATGAGGTTGCCCCAAAAAAGTCCAATGGCAATCAAATAGGCCGCGTTGTACAAAAAGACTTTTCGGATACTCCAATTGGCAGACCCCAGTGCTTTTAAAATTCCTATCATTTGGGTTCGCTCTAGAATCAAGACCAACAAAGCTGTGATCATGTTGATACCGCCAACAATGATCATAATGCCAATGATCAGGGCAATATTAAAATCAAAAAGGCCTATCCATTCAAAAATGCGGTAGTATTTGCTTTTGATGTTTTGGGTATCTAAAACGGATACCGTTTTACCGTAGATTTCGTTGCTTTTTTCTTCCAATTGGTCAAAATCATCAAGAAAAACCTCAAAATTGCCAATTTGGTTTTCTTCCCATTTGTTCATCCGTTGGATGTGGCGGATATCTACAAACACATAGGTTTCATCAAACTCCTCAAAACCGCTATCATAAATACCAACAATCTTAAACCTCCTATTGTTGGGCATTTTGGAAGCATCACCATCCCGAAGAAAAAAGGAGAAAAAGGTATCGTCAACTTTTAACCGTAATCTATTGGCCATTAAACTAGATATGAGCACCTCCTCGTTTAGTTTGCCGCCATAATCGGGCAATCTGCCCTCGACTAGATATTCTTTAAAGGTGTTCCAATCGTAATCGGTGCCCACGCCTTTGGCCAACATACCTTCAAAAGTATCGGCCGTTCGGATAATCCCACCTTTGGTGGCCACAGCCTGTACGTGACTCACCCCCTCCACATTTTTAAATTCTGGGTAAAAATCCTGATTAATGGAAATCGGTATTAAAGAAACCTCGGAATTATTATTATCGAAATTGGAAATCTGAATATGACCGTTGAATGCGGCAACTTTTTCCCGAATTTTATTTTTTAGGCCCACACCGGTGGCTATGGCAATTAGCATCATTACCACACCGATGGCAATCGCAGCGATTGCAATTTTTATTATCGGGGCGGAAATACTAATTTTATGTTCCTTCCCTGTAACCAGGCGTTTGGCAATAAATAACTCTAAATTCAACGAATGCCCATTTTATCTAAGATCAAAAGTACAGTTTTATTGTTGTTTTTGGTGTTTTCATCATGCAAGGGACAACAAAAAGAAGCTATTTCTGCTTCAGAACCCTCAACCGAAGCACCTGCTCCCATTAAAGCGGCAGCGAACCGAACTAAAATTTACCTACCTCTTTTAAAAGGAAAAAAAGTGGGCGTAGTAGCCAATCCCACTAGTGTTGTTTTCAACGAAAAAGGGCATACGCATTTGGTGGACTCCCTACTTTCCTCTAGTGTTGATGTAAAGCAAGTTTTTGCCCCCGAACACGGGTTTCGAGGTACAGCGGATGCGGGGGAACATGTTAAAGATGGCGTGGATACCCAAACCGGCCTACCCATTATTTCACTCTACGGCAAAAATCGTAAACCATCCAAAGAGCAGTTGAGCGAACTGGATGTTATTATTTTTGACATTCAGGATGTGGGGGTCCGATTCTATACATTTATTGCCTCGTTGCAACTGGTGATGGAAGCCTGTGCCGAAAATGACATGCCCATTATTGTTTTGGACAGACCCAATCCCAACGGACATTATGTAGATGGCCCTACCA
It encodes the following:
- a CDS encoding M20/M25/M40 family metallo-hydrolase, whose product is MTFKYYSTLFALLLTASISAQKLSRTEKKIVSAIEKNNSDAIDFLEKVVNINSGTLNAEGVKKVGMVFKDAFDNIGFETKWIEMPAEMNRSGHLFAETSGSKGKKLLLIGHLDTVFEEDSPFQTFEMVNDSIAHAPGGNDMKGGDVIVLYALKALSDNGLLDDAQIIVAFTGDEESTGKPLSISRKDLIDAAKRSDVALGFETSTGFNYATVARRGSSGWAVEVEGKRAHSSGVFSENTGAGAIFEMSRILHQFYTDAKGEDLLTFNPGVLLGGTFVNYDELTSKGDAFGKTNVVAQKAVVKGGLRFISEEQKERARAKMREIIANNLPQTSASISFTDSYPAMGPTEGNRALLSTLNEVSLDLKQGEVLAYDPGKRGAADISFVANYVDGLDGLGTMGSGAHTPQETVNLNTIEALTKRTAILIYRLINTK
- a CDS encoding ABC transporter permease, which codes for MNLELFIAKRLVTGKEHKISISAPIIKIAIAAIAIGVVMMLIAIATGVGLKNKIREKVAAFNGHIQISNFDNNNSEVSLIPISINQDFYPEFKNVEGVSHVQAVATKGGIIRTADTFEGMLAKGVGTDYDWNTFKEYLVEGRLPDYGGKLNEEVLISSLMANRLRLKVDDTFFSFFLRDGDASKMPNNRRFKIVGIYDSGFEEFDETYVFVDIRHIQRMNKWEENQIGNFEVFLDDFDQLEEKSNEIYGKTVSVLDTQNIKSKYYRIFEWIGLFDFNIALIIGIMIIVGGINMITALLVLILERTQMIGILKALGSANWSIRKVFLYNAAYLIAIGLFWGNLIGLGLIFLQNKYRMFKFPNPEEYYIEYIPVHMDVATILLLNIGVMLLCLLMLLVPSYIITKITPVKAIQFE